In Nitrobacteraceae bacterium AZCC 1564, the following proteins share a genomic window:
- a CDS encoding iron complex transport system substrate-binding protein (product_source=KO:K02016; cath_funfam=3.40.50.1980; cleavage_site_network=SignalP-noTM; cog=COG4558; ko=KO:K02016; pfam=PF01497; superfamily=53807; transmembrane_helix_parts=Inside_1_12,TMhelix_13_35,Outside_36_324), with protein sequence MKSTMVTRRLLAATFGLAMFTGAALLAPATAEGIVIHDARGRDVSIGDSSRIVSIGGAITEILYALRLEDRIVGIDTTSLYPAKALSEKPNVGYMRQLSAEGVLGLNPQLILAIEGSGPKETLDVLESAKIPFVSFPETFTEEGLIEKIKLVAHAMDVDARGACLASAVESDLSQLRTLRSNIRQPVRVMFVMSFLNGRAMVAGQKTAANQIIKMAGGLNAVEGFDGYKPINDEAIVAAKPDVILTMQRGREPVEPQTIFSNPSFAMTPAAAKKSFVAMDGLYLLGFGPRTASAARDLALSLYPDLAVQAATWKPAALSTDCRK encoded by the coding sequence ATGAAATCGACGATGGTCACACGAAGATTGCTTGCTGCGACATTTGGTCTCGCAATGTTCACAGGCGCCGCCCTCTTAGCTCCGGCGACGGCGGAAGGCATCGTCATCCATGATGCACGCGGACGCGACGTTTCGATTGGCGACTCGTCCCGCATCGTTTCGATCGGCGGCGCGATCACCGAGATTCTCTACGCGCTCCGCCTTGAGGACAGAATTGTCGGCATCGACACCACGAGTCTCTATCCTGCGAAAGCTCTGAGTGAAAAGCCGAACGTCGGATACATGCGGCAGCTCTCCGCGGAGGGCGTGCTTGGCCTCAATCCGCAATTGATCCTCGCTATCGAAGGCTCGGGCCCGAAGGAGACGCTCGACGTGCTGGAATCCGCAAAGATTCCTTTCGTGTCGTTTCCGGAAACATTCACCGAAGAGGGCCTGATTGAGAAAATCAAGCTGGTCGCCCACGCCATGGATGTCGACGCGCGAGGTGCGTGTCTGGCATCAGCAGTGGAGAGTGACCTTTCTCAATTGCGTACGCTCCGCAGCAATATTCGCCAACCCGTCCGCGTGATGTTCGTCATGTCGTTCTTGAACGGCCGCGCAATGGTGGCGGGACAAAAGACGGCGGCCAATCAAATCATCAAGATGGCCGGGGGCCTCAACGCCGTTGAGGGCTTCGACGGCTACAAGCCGATCAATGACGAGGCTATCGTTGCTGCAAAGCCGGACGTCATCCTCACCATGCAGCGCGGACGCGAGCCGGTCGAGCCGCAGACCATCTTCAGCAATCCATCGTTCGCCATGACGCCCGCTGCGGCGAAGAAGTCCTTTGTCGCGATGGATGGTCTCTATTTATTGGGCTTTGGCCCTCGCACCGCCTCCGCCGCGCGTGATCTCGCGCTGTCTCTTTATCCAGATCTTGCGGTACAGGCCGCAACATGGAAGCCCGCGGCGCTTTCAACCGACTGCCGCAAATGA
- a CDS encoding hemoglobin/transferrin/lactoferrin receptor protein (product_source=KO:K16087; cath_funfam=2.170.130.10,2.40.170.20; cleavage_site_network=SignalP-noTM; cog=COG1629; ko=KO:K16087; pfam=PF00593,PF07715; superfamily=56935; tigrfam=TIGR01785) yields the protein MLGLKARGCALLLSVSVIPLGVLGVCSSAQAQSAKPAEAAQPAKPKPIKRKRAVAPMAEVPLPPAVMNANAQVGQPIYQSLDEITVTATKTEQRAIDALAPVSVVTLDQIEGRQASRVADLIYNIPGVWMQDRGDDPSTSINIRGLQDFGRVAVVVDGARQNYQRTGHNSNGSFFLNPELIGGIDITRGPTANVYGSGAIGGVASFRTKDIQDVVRPGERWGVDANTIFGTNHGRALGSIFGGVHVNPDVDLFAGGTYSTQDNYKDGLGVTVENTAQRLSAGVAKLTVRPADGHEVKLGGIFQEDVYNVGQPRRALGLPFAQSGSAGNGTSVYATNTKNYTTTLGWRYSRPDDQLFDWNANVYWNRTDSQQIKTAHNSALATGNCIGGQPGNSITGCVGDPRGYLIDTYGFDVYNTSRIDGGDWRHAITYGADGFRDDVSTFDKTGNSNKTTPGGERTVTGGFIQWKANYATLLEVISAVRYDNYQLNSSIGSASGDRFSPKVTVGLLPAAIATPYVSYAEGYRAPSVTETLVAGAHVATGAGQGDFSRCSDGQRGFFCFLPNANLRPEVGKTKEIGLNIKRNDIFSPGDSFRGKFNVFRNDVDDYIDTVQFTGPPFNSFPPIPGVFPTTYLQYQNIASARIQGFEMETMYDTQRFFIGLSASIQEGKNTLTNIGLYSVQPQKFTTTAGLRFLDNQVVLSAMWTSVKSNTDIPATYLPGTSYDLVNVYLAVRPTKDLALNFSIENILNEYYRPYAIPRAADFTSPQNDVLWASAGAGITYKAGLRYHFGGG from the coding sequence ATGTTGGGGCTGAAGGCGCGTGGCTGCGCGTTACTCTTATCTGTTTCTGTTATCCCACTGGGGGTGTTGGGGGTTTGCTCATCGGCGCAGGCTCAATCAGCGAAGCCCGCCGAAGCCGCACAGCCCGCAAAACCAAAGCCGATCAAGCGCAAGCGCGCTGTTGCACCGATGGCCGAGGTGCCATTGCCGCCTGCGGTCATGAACGCAAATGCTCAGGTCGGTCAGCCTATTTATCAGTCGCTTGACGAAATCACGGTGACCGCGACGAAGACGGAGCAGCGCGCGATTGATGCGCTTGCGCCGGTGAGTGTGGTGACGCTGGACCAGATCGAGGGGCGTCAGGCCTCACGCGTCGCCGATCTGATCTACAATATTCCAGGCGTTTGGATGCAGGATCGCGGTGACGATCCTTCGACATCGATTAACATTCGCGGCCTGCAGGATTTCGGTCGTGTCGCGGTTGTTGTCGATGGCGCCCGCCAGAATTATCAGCGCACAGGGCACAACTCGAACGGATCGTTCTTTCTCAATCCTGAGCTGATCGGCGGCATCGATATCACACGCGGTCCGACCGCAAACGTCTATGGATCGGGTGCCATCGGTGGTGTGGCATCGTTCCGCACCAAAGATATTCAGGATGTTGTGCGGCCGGGTGAACGCTGGGGCGTCGATGCCAACACGATCTTCGGCACCAACCACGGCAGAGCGCTTGGCTCCATCTTTGGTGGTGTTCATGTCAACCCGGACGTCGACCTGTTTGCTGGCGGTACGTACTCGACCCAGGACAATTACAAGGATGGTCTGGGCGTCACCGTTGAGAACACCGCACAGCGTCTCAGCGCAGGTGTCGCTAAGTTGACTGTGCGACCGGCGGACGGACATGAGGTGAAGCTGGGCGGAATCTTCCAGGAAGACGTCTATAACGTTGGCCAGCCGCGGCGCGCGCTTGGATTGCCATTTGCTCAGTCAGGATCTGCCGGAAACGGTACATCCGTCTATGCGACCAATACGAAAAACTACACGACGACGCTGGGATGGCGATATTCTCGTCCCGATGACCAGCTGTTCGACTGGAATGCGAACGTCTACTGGAACAGAACCGACAGTCAGCAGATCAAGACCGCGCACAATTCTGCACTTGCGACGGGAAATTGCATCGGCGGCCAGCCTGGCAACAGCATCACGGGCTGTGTCGGCGATCCGCGAGGGTATCTGATCGATACCTATGGCTTCGATGTCTACAATACGTCACGCATTGACGGCGGTGACTGGCGTCACGCGATCACCTATGGTGCGGACGGATTCCGCGACGATGTCTCGACATTCGACAAGACCGGTAACTCGAACAAGACGACTCCGGGCGGTGAGCGCACGGTAACCGGTGGCTTCATCCAGTGGAAGGCTAACTACGCGACACTGCTAGAGGTCATCAGCGCGGTCCGCTACGACAATTACCAACTCAATTCGTCGATCGGCTCGGCCTCGGGCGATCGGTTCTCACCGAAGGTTACGGTCGGGCTTTTGCCGGCGGCCATCGCGACACCTTATGTGAGCTATGCGGAAGGTTATCGCGCACCGTCGGTCACCGAAACGCTTGTTGCTGGAGCGCACGTCGCAACAGGCGCCGGGCAGGGCGATTTCTCCCGCTGTTCGGACGGACAGCGCGGATTTTTCTGCTTCCTTCCCAATGCGAACCTGCGGCCTGAAGTCGGCAAGACCAAGGAGATCGGTCTGAACATCAAGAGGAACGATATCTTTTCTCCGGGCGATAGCTTCCGTGGCAAATTCAACGTCTTCCGCAACGATGTGGATGATTACATTGACACGGTGCAGTTCACGGGCCCTCCATTCAACTCATTCCCGCCAATTCCGGGTGTGTTCCCGACAACGTATCTTCAGTATCAAAACATCGCGAGCGCCCGTATCCAGGGTTTCGAAATGGAAACGATGTACGATACCCAGCGGTTCTTCATTGGGCTTTCGGCGTCAATTCAGGAAGGCAAGAACACCCTGACCAATATCGGCCTGTACAGTGTGCAGCCGCAGAAGTTCACCACGACTGCCGGATTGCGCTTCCTTGATAATCAGGTGGTGCTCTCCGCGATGTGGACGTCAGTCAAGAGCAATACCGATATCCCGGCGACCTATCTTCCGGGCACGTCGTATGATCTCGTGAACGTCTATTTGGCGGTCCGTCCGACCAAGGATCTGGCGCTCAACTTCTCCATTGAGAACATTCTCAACGAATACTACCGGCCTTACGCCATTCCGCGTGCCGCCGACTTTACGTCGCCTCAGAACGACGTGCTGTGGGCGAGCGCAGGCGCCGGCATCACTTACAAGGCAGGTCTCAGATACCACTTCGGGGGAGGCTGA
- a CDS encoding iron complex transport system permease protein (product_source=KO:K02015; cath_funfam=1.10.3470.10; cog=COG0609; ko=KO:K02015; pfam=PF01032; superfamily=81345; transmembrane_helix_parts=Inside_1_35,TMhelix_36_58,Outside_59_96,TMhelix_97_119,Inside_120_125,TMhelix_126_145,Outside_146_154,TMhelix_155_177,Inside_178_189,TMhelix_190_212,Outside_213_231,TMhelix_232_254,Inside_255_283,TMhelix_284_306,Outside_307_320,TMhelix_321_343,Inside_344_349,TMhelix_350_369,Outside_370_377) → MEARGAFNRLPQMTTNSLATARGASIGASLTRPPAVLVFSVLIAGVIGISLVATTIGAAGIPLSRLAAALGLNIGQADPTMLSRDQLVLWSIRIPRIAVAGMIGGLLALAGTIMQGLFRNPLADPALVGVSSGGAFAAAAAIVISDSAWGASLKFMQLELLPIAAFAGSLTTTIILYRIASREGRTSVAIFLLAGLAIAAIANAGIGLLVFAADDRQLRDITFWLLGSLSGATWPKAAMVAPAIVLALITIPFIARGLDVLVLGEAEAFHTGIDVERLKKISIVLISAMTGVAVSICGVVGFVGIVVPHLLRIVIGPGHRLLLPASTCLGAILLIGADTIARVLAAPAEVPIGILTAALGAPFFLFILLRQRALIGS, encoded by the coding sequence ATGGAAGCCCGCGGCGCTTTCAACCGACTGCCGCAAATGACGACAAACTCACTCGCAACCGCACGTGGTGCATCGATCGGCGCATCCTTAACGCGACCTCCTGCCGTCCTCGTCTTCAGCGTGCTCATTGCCGGCGTGATCGGGATTTCATTGGTGGCGACCACGATTGGCGCCGCGGGCATCCCCCTCTCCCGCCTGGCAGCAGCGCTTGGCCTCAATATCGGTCAGGCCGATCCAACGATGCTTTCGCGGGATCAACTGGTGCTCTGGTCGATCCGCATTCCCCGCATTGCTGTCGCTGGGATGATCGGCGGCCTGCTCGCGCTCGCAGGAACCATCATGCAGGGGCTCTTTCGTAATCCTCTCGCCGATCCTGCGCTTGTCGGCGTATCGAGCGGCGGCGCATTTGCTGCCGCAGCCGCCATCGTGATTTCGGATAGCGCGTGGGGCGCAAGCCTGAAGTTCATGCAGCTTGAGCTACTGCCGATCGCGGCATTCGCAGGCTCACTGACAACCACCATCATCCTTTACCGGATCGCCAGCCGTGAGGGGCGGACATCGGTGGCAATCTTCCTGCTCGCCGGTCTTGCGATCGCCGCCATTGCCAATGCAGGCATTGGTCTCTTGGTGTTCGCCGCCGACGACCGTCAACTGCGCGACATTACATTCTGGCTGCTCGGTTCGCTGAGCGGCGCGACCTGGCCGAAAGCGGCCATGGTGGCACCCGCGATTGTCCTCGCACTGATTACAATTCCTTTTATCGCGCGCGGATTGGATGTTCTCGTGCTTGGCGAAGCAGAAGCCTTTCATACCGGCATCGATGTTGAACGGCTGAAGAAGATCTCGATCGTGCTGATTTCCGCCATGACCGGCGTTGCTGTCTCGATCTGCGGCGTCGTGGGTTTCGTTGGCATCGTCGTTCCGCACTTGCTGCGTATCGTGATCGGCCCCGGTCACCGGCTTTTGTTGCCCGCCTCGACATGTCTTGGTGCCATTCTGCTGATCGGTGCTGATACCATTGCCCGTGTACTCGCGGCACCGGCAGAAGTACCTATCGGCATTCTTACTGCCGCACTAGGCGCTCCATTCTTCTTATTTATCCTGTTGCGACAGCGCGCGTTGATCGGGTCATGA
- a CDS encoding iron complex transport system ATP-binding protein (product_source=KO:K02013; cath_funfam=3.40.50.300; cog=COG4559; ko=KO:K02013; pfam=PF00005; smart=SM00382; superfamily=52540) encodes MTDNSTSAMVEADKVSMSIRHARLLNGVSAQFRCGESVAIVGPNGAGKSTLLRLLSGDLRCSAGNIWLKGRNLSSFSSRDLAKHRAMLSQHVNVSFPFTVEEIVAMGAGDRPRTVAQPLVDTAIAELALEPFRNRELPTLSGGEQQRAHFARVLVQLACGEAEHGPGVLLLDEPTSSLDLRYQINLVEIAKRRAREGTAVIAVLHDLNLAVRFADRIVVVHKGSIAADGKPADTITNKMIADVFEVDTNIGSEDGQPYVLLQRMQ; translated from the coding sequence ATGACAGACAACAGCACTTCCGCGATGGTCGAAGCTGATAAAGTGAGCATGAGCATCCGGCATGCCAGGCTCCTCAATGGCGTGAGTGCGCAGTTTCGCTGCGGCGAATCGGTCGCAATCGTCGGGCCAAACGGCGCGGGAAAATCGACCCTGCTGCGGCTGCTGTCCGGCGACCTGCGCTGCAGCGCTGGCAATATCTGGCTGAAGGGCCGAAACCTGTCATCTTTCTCGTCGCGTGATCTAGCGAAGCACCGCGCGATGCTGTCCCAGCACGTCAACGTGAGCTTTCCCTTCACCGTGGAGGAAATCGTCGCCATGGGCGCTGGCGACCGGCCGCGTACTGTGGCCCAGCCTTTGGTCGACACAGCCATCGCTGAACTTGCACTGGAGCCATTTAGAAACCGCGAGCTCCCGACACTCTCAGGCGGAGAACAGCAACGCGCCCATTTCGCACGCGTGCTTGTGCAGCTTGCTTGCGGTGAGGCTGAACACGGACCCGGCGTGCTGCTGTTGGACGAGCCGACGTCGAGCCTCGACCTGCGCTATCAGATCAACCTCGTGGAAATCGCCAAGCGGCGGGCGCGCGAAGGAACGGCCGTGATCGCCGTGCTGCATGACCTCAACCTTGCGGTTCGCTTCGCGGACCGGATTGTGGTTGTTCACAAAGGGTCGATTGCGGCTGATGGCAAGCCCGCCGACACCATCACGAACAAGATGATCGCTGACGTCTTCGAAGTCGATACCAATATCGGTTCGGAAGACGGACAGCCTTACGTGCTGCTGCAGAGAATGCAGTAA
- a CDS encoding hemin uptake protein HemP (product_source=COG4256; cog=COG4256; pfam=PF10636) — protein sequence MNADSRHGPAGGDANAKITRNERSIPLADNRLNSRDLFAASREIIISHGDEIYRLRLTAQNKLILTK from the coding sequence ATGAATGCTGACTCGCGGCATGGTCCCGCAGGTGGCGACGCAAATGCCAAGATAACCCGAAATGAGCGATCAATTCCCTTGGCGGATAATCGCCTGAACAGCCGCGATCTGTTTGCAGCCTCACGAGAGATCATCATCTCGCATGGAGACGAGATCTATCGTTTGCGCCTGACGGCACAAAACAAGCTGATCCTGACGAAATGA